One Methanocaldococcus infernus ME DNA segment encodes these proteins:
- a CDS encoding FprA family A-type flavoprotein: MKIKNNVYWVGVIDWDIRDFHGYTTLSGSTYNSYLIKGKENILIDTAKEYLFAQLINGINRIIDPKDIDYIVVNHVEKDHSGSLEKLIEISGATIITNDKGKEHLSLHYNVKDWDFLIVDNGEELSIGESTLKFIKTPMLHWPDNMIVYYKEEKILFSNDAFGQHLASSERYDYEIDEVIEYAKEYFANILMPYRKLIPSAIENIKDLEIELICPSHGVIWKEKKEEIIKKYLDWANDKVENKAVIVYDTMYNSTKSMAYALADGLIDTGVKTLIYKVSETPINVIMREILDAKYVLVGSSTLNQGCLPTIAKFLNYMKGLRPEGKIGVAFGSYGWMEMATEEIKEVFKKLNFKIIEDSCLKVRFVPKEEDLKKIYDFALKLGEGV; the protein is encoded by the coding sequence ATGAAAATAAAAAATAATGTTTATTGGGTAGGAGTTATAGATTGGGATATTAGAGATTTTCATGGTTATACTACACTCTCTGGATCAACATATAACTCCTACTTAATTAAAGGGAAAGAAAATATCTTAATTGATACTGCTAAAGAGTATTTATTTGCTCAGCTAATAAATGGGATTAATAGAATTATTGATCCTAAAGACATTGATTACATAGTAGTAAATCATGTTGAAAAAGATCACAGTGGAAGCTTAGAGAAGCTCATAGAGATTAGTGGAGCTACAATAATAACCAATGATAAAGGAAAGGAGCATTTATCCTTACACTATAATGTAAAGGATTGGGATTTCCTTATTGTAGATAATGGAGAAGAGCTTTCAATTGGAGAAAGTACTTTAAAGTTTATAAAAACTCCAATGCTCCACTGGCCTGACAATATGATTGTTTATTATAAAGAGGAAAAGATATTATTCTCAAATGATGCCTTTGGCCAGCACTTAGCAAGCTCTGAGAGATATGATTATGAAATAGATGAAGTTATTGAATATGCAAAGGAATACTTTGCAAATATACTTATGCCATATAGAAAGCTAATTCCAAGTGCTATAGAGAATATAAAAGACTTAGAGATAGAGCTTATTTGCCCTTCACATGGTGTTATTTGGAAGGAAAAGAAAGAAGAGATTATAAAGAAGTATCTTGATTGGGCCAATGATAAGGTTGAGAATAAGGCAGTTATTGTTTATGACACCATGTATAACTCAACCAAAAGTATGGCCTATGCTCTTGCTGATGGTTTAATAGATACTGGAGTTAAAACTCTAATATATAAAGTTTCAGAAACTCCTATAAATGTAATAATGAGAGAGATCTTAGATGCTAAGTATGTTTTAGTTGGCTCATCTACATTAAATCAAGGTTGCCTACCAACCATAGCTAAGTTTTTAAACTACATGAAAGGGTTAAGGCCAGAGGGGAAAATAGGAGTGGCCTTTGGCTCCTATGGTTGGATGGAGATGGCTACTGAGGAAATAAAAGAGGTCTTCAAGAAATTAAACTTTAAGATTATTGAAGATAGTTGCTTAAAAGTCAGATTTGTTCCAAAAGAAGAAGATCTAAAAAAGATTTATGACTTTGCCCTTAAATTAGGAGAAGGTGTTTAA
- a CDS encoding DsrE family protein has protein sequence MKVAFLIFSYQKEGKPNMPIMFHTLLFANEMKEKGDEVKILLEGEAVNWAKDLLSENHPLKNHFEKLKENFVVCEACSDMFKIKDEIKGKLELENDLFGHISLKKYLDEGYRVIEL, from the coding sequence ATGAAAGTAGCTTTTTTAATATTTAGCTATCAGAAGGAAGGTAAGCCAAATATGCCTATAATGTTCCACACCTTACTCTTTGCCAATGAGATGAAAGAGAAAGGAGATGAAGTAAAAATCTTATTAGAAGGTGAGGCTGTAAATTGGGCAAAAGATTTATTAAGTGAAAACCATCCATTAAAAAATCATTTTGAGAAGCTAAAAGAGAACTTTGTAGTTTGTGAAGCTTGCTCTGACATGTTTAAGATAAAGGATGAAATAAAAGGAAAATTAGAGTTAGAGAATGACTTATTTGGCCATATAAGTTTAAAGAAATACTTAGATGAAGGTTATAGAGTTATTGAATTATAA
- a CDS encoding rubredoxin, giving the protein MVEIKLVGKEGKKKYRKYKCRVCGWVYDPLKGDPSQNIPPKTPFEELPEDWICPICRGKVGKESFEPLDEYVEF; this is encoded by the coding sequence ATGGTAGAAATTAAATTAGTTGGTAAGGAGGGGAAGAAAAAATATAGAAAATATAAGTGTAGAGTTTGTGGCTGGGTTTATGATCCTCTAAAGGGTGATCCAAGCCAAAATATTCCTCCAAAGACACCATTTGAAGAGCTTCCAGAGGATTGGATTTGCCCAATATGTAGAGGAAAAGTTGGAAAAGAATCATTTGAGCCATTAGATGAATATGTTGAGTTTTAA
- a CDS encoding peroxiredoxin, which produces MCGEENYCGLPVIGDKFPEVEVKTTHGVIKLPDHYKGKWFVLFSHPADFTPVCTTEFIGFQKRYDQFREMNCELIGLSIDQVFSHLKWIEWIEEKLGVKIEFPVIADDRGELAEMLGMISPFKGSNTVRAVFVVDDKGIIRAIIYYPQEVGRNLDEIVRLVKALQTSDKYGVATPANWPENDFPEEGAVIIPPASSIKEIEERKKACEKGEIKCLDWWLCYKKLE; this is translated from the coding sequence ATGTGTGGAGAAGAAAACTACTGTGGATTACCAGTAATTGGGGACAAGTTTCCAGAGGTAGAGGTTAAAACTACCCATGGAGTTATTAAGTTACCAGACCATTATAAAGGGAAGTGGTTTGTCCTCTTCAGCCACCCGGCAGATTTTACTCCAGTTTGTACAACTGAGTTTATAGGCTTCCAAAAGAGATACGATCAATTTAGAGAAATGAACTGTGAATTAATTGGTTTAAGTATTGACCAAGTATTTAGCCACTTAAAGTGGATTGAATGGATAGAGGAAAAATTAGGAGTTAAGATAGAATTCCCAGTTATTGCTGATGACAGAGGAGAATTAGCTGAAATGTTAGGAATGATTAGCCCATTCAAGGGAAGCAATACAGTTAGAGCTGTATTTGTTGTTGATGACAAGGGAATTATTAGAGCTATCATCTACTATCCTCAAGAGGTTGGTAGAAACTTAGATGAAATAGTAAGGTTAGTTAAAGCTTTACAAACTTCTGACAAGTATGGAGTGGCTACTCCAGCAAATTGGCCTGAGAATGACTTCCCAGAAGAAGGAGCTGTTATCATCCCACCAGCATCTTCAATAAAAGAGATTGAAGAGAGAAAGAAAGCCTGTGAGAAAGGAGAGATCAAGTGCTTAGATTGGTGGCTCTGCTACAAGAAGTTAGAATAA
- a CDS encoding MTH865 family protein — protein sequence MITTNHPLYEALRDIQEFKLRLYEYFKDKDVFPIKSRVELANALPCQVSLPCGEIEANELVKLLTDNDFPIKDVDDLIKKLANKCLIKKEEGE from the coding sequence ATGATTACAACTAACCATCCTCTCTATGAAGCTTTAAGAGACATTCAAGAGTTTAAGCTAAGACTTTATGAGTACTTTAAAGATAAAGATGTATTCCCAATAAAGAGTAGGGTTGAGTTAGCCAATGCTTTACCATGCCAAGTTTCCCTACCTTGTGGAGAAATAGAGGCTAATGAGTTGGTTAAATTATTAACTGACAATGACTTCCCTATAAAAGATGTTGATGACCTCATTAAAAAATTAGCTAATAAATGCTTAATAAAAAAAGAAGAAGGAGAGTAA
- a CDS encoding rubredoxin codes for MARYQCMCGWIYDEEKGLPEQGIEPGTKWEELPEDFRCPQCGLGKSAFRKLGE; via the coding sequence TTGGCAAGGTATCAATGTATGTGTGGCTGGATCTATGATGAAGAGAAAGGCTTACCTGAGCAAGGAATAGAGCCAGGAACTAAATGGGAAGAGCTTCCTGAAGACTTTAGATGCCCTCAGTGTGGCTTAGGCAAGAGTGCATTTAGGAAATTAGGTGAGTGA
- a CDS encoding carboxymuconolactone decarboxylase family protein: MKNEVFYGEGIKYIKENYKELYDTIVQLNEVAYTGKALDYKTLKLVAIAITAAKCDEKATEKQMRSGMKELGITKDEIMDVLKVVLLTSGMPAFMKAVRILKNL, from the coding sequence ATGAAGAATGAAGTTTTCTATGGAGAAGGGATAAAATACATCAAAGAGAACTATAAAGAGCTCTATGATACTATAGTTCAATTAAATGAAGTTGCTTACACTGGGAAGGCTCTTGACTATAAAACTCTAAAGTTAGTTGCTATAGCTATAACTGCTGCAAAGTGTGATGAAAAGGCAACTGAAAAGCAAATGAGAAGTGGGATGAAAGAGCTTGGAATAACTAAAGATGAAATTATGGATGTTCTTAAGGTGGTTTTATTAACCAGTGGAATGCCTGCATTTATGAAGGCTGTTAGAATATTAAAAAATCTTTAA
- a CDS encoding cation:proton antiporter: MESIIAIGLIGLALVLGAFIAKAAENFKIPDIPLFLLLGLLIGPIFQIITPEQASNIFEYAGPIGLIFILLGGSFTMRISLLRKVLPTVIRLDLITLIVTLIVSGVIFNLVLGLPLQNPAGYLFGAITCATDPATLIPVFSKVKIDPKLAIILEAESIFNDPLGIVATSVMLGILNLYPAKNPVIDFIVLAGGAIIAGILLAKVYEEIITHAKFHEYVAPLVIGGGMLLVYIGDYLLPNLIGYGISGYMAVAIMALYLGDSLFRRVENEEDYRYVVNFCDDLSLLARMLIFVFLGACLHLELLLKYFVPGLIIALGSIFLARPIGVFLGLIKSKHSLKELIYFALEGPRGVVPAALGVTVSILIKKHANLLPEFVTKYISPTDLSGIILVATFLTILLSVILEASWAGILAKKLFGEVKSTNLEH; encoded by the coding sequence ATGGAAAGTATAATAGCCATTGGCTTAATTGGCTTAGCCCTTGTTTTAGGGGCATTTATAGCTAAAGCTGCTGAAAATTTCAAAATTCCAGATATTCCATTGTTCTTACTTTTAGGTTTATTAATTGGGCCTATTTTTCAAATTATAACTCCAGAACAAGCCTCTAATATTTTTGAATATGCTGGGCCAATTGGTTTAATTTTCATTCTCTTAGGTGGTTCTTTTACAATGAGAATTTCACTTTTAAGGAAGGTTTTACCTACAGTAATTAGGTTAGATCTTATTACTTTAATAGTCACTTTAATAGTTTCTGGTGTCATCTTTAACTTAGTTCTTGGCCTTCCTCTACAAAATCCTGCTGGCTATCTCTTTGGAGCTATCACTTGTGCCACTGACCCAGCTACACTAATTCCAGTATTCTCCAAGGTTAAGATTGATCCTAAATTAGCTATAATCTTAGAAGCTGAAAGTATCTTCAATGATCCCTTAGGAATTGTAGCCACTTCAGTGATGTTAGGGATCTTGAATCTCTACCCAGCTAAGAACCCTGTTATAGACTTTATAGTTCTTGCTGGTGGAGCAATAATAGCAGGGATTTTATTAGCTAAGGTTTATGAAGAAATTATAACCCATGCTAAGTTTCATGAATATGTAGCCCCTCTGGTTATTGGAGGAGGAATGCTACTTGTCTATATAGGAGATTATTTACTACCAAATTTAATAGGTTATGGGATTAGTGGATATATGGCTGTTGCTATTATGGCTTTATACTTGGGAGACTCATTATTTAGAAGGGTTGAGAATGAAGAAGACTATAGATATGTGGTTAATTTCTGTGATGACCTCTCACTGTTGGCAAGGATGTTAATCTTTGTTTTCTTAGGAGCCTGTTTACACTTAGAGTTATTGTTAAAATATTTTGTTCCTGGGCTAATTATAGCCCTTGGCTCAATCTTCTTAGCCAGACCTATTGGAGTTTTCTTAGGACTAATAAAGTCTAAACATAGCTTAAAAGAGCTTATCTACTTTGCCTTAGAAGGACCAAGGGGGGTAGTTCCAGCTGCTTTGGGAGTTACTGTAAGTATATTAATTAAGAAACATGCTAACCTATTGCCTGAGTTTGTTACTAAGTATATATCTCCTACAGACTTGTCAGGGATAATATTAGTAGCTACATTTTTAACAATACTGTTAAGTGTCATCTTAGAAGCCTCTTGGGCAGGAATTTTAGCTAAAAAACTATTTGGTGAAGTGAAAAGTACTAATTTGGAACATTAA
- a CDS encoding chorismate mutase: protein MEHKELKDIRKRIDEIDKKILELVAERNRLAKNVAEIKVKNNIPIDDKEREKYIYERIKNLCNHYNIDPNFGLKLFKLLIEHNKELQRKYIETLKK, encoded by the coding sequence ATGGAACATAAAGAATTAAAAGATATTAGGAAGAGGATTGATGAGATAGATAAAAAAATCTTAGAACTTGTTGCTGAGAGGAATAGATTGGCTAAGAATGTTGCAGAAATTAAAGTTAAGAACAATATTCCAATAGATGACAAGGAGAGAGAAAAATATATATATGAAAGGATAAAAAATCTCTGTAATCATTATAATATAGACCCTAATTTTGGGCTAAAGCTATTTAAGTTGTTGATTGAACATAACAAAGAACTCCAAAGAAAATACATAGAAACACTTAAAAAATAA
- a CDS encoding 30S ribosomal protein S17e: protein MGRVRQAFIKRAALELIKKYKDLFTTDFETNKRLVEEVAQISTKRLRNRIAGYITHKMRQLNRH from the coding sequence ATGGGTAGGGTAAGACAGGCATTTATAAAGAGAGCAGCTTTAGAGCTAATAAAGAAGTATAAGGATTTATTCACAACTGACTTTGAGACAAACAAGAGGTTGGTTGAGGAAGTAGCTCAGATATCAACAAAGAGGCTAAGAAATAGAATAGCTGGTTATATAACCCACAAGATGAGGCAATTAAATAGACATTAA
- the dapA gene encoding 4-hydroxy-tetrahydrodipicolinate synthase yields MFEGVYPAIITPFKAGEIDYDGLRENINFLIENGVDGLVVVGTTGESPTLSHEEHKKVIEKAVEFVDGRVKVIAGAGSNSTREAIELSVFAEDVGADAVLSITPYYNKPTQEGLKRHYSEIAKSINIPIVIYNLPSRTGVNIEIKTLKELSEEFSNIVAIKEANPDLSRVSETILNTNLTVLSGNDELTLPILALGGKGVISVVANIMPKEMVELVRSALNGDFERARELHYKLYPLMKVLFIETNPIPVKTALNLLGRPAGELRLPLCEMSEEHRRELEKVLKDLNLL; encoded by the coding sequence ATGTTTGAAGGAGTTTATCCAGCCATTATTACCCCATTTAAGGCTGGAGAAATTGACTATGATGGGTTGAGAGAGAATATTAATTTTTTAATAGAGAATGGGGTTGATGGCTTAGTTGTTGTTGGAACCACTGGAGAGAGCCCAACATTGAGCCATGAAGAGCATAAAAAGGTTATAGAGAAGGCTGTTGAATTTGTTGATGGTAGAGTTAAGGTTATAGCTGGAGCAGGATCAAATAGCACAAGAGAAGCTATAGAGCTTTCAGTTTTTGCTGAAGATGTTGGAGCTGATGCTGTTTTATCAATAACCCCTTACTATAACAAGCCAACACAGGAAGGGTTAAAGAGACACTATAGTGAGATAGCAAAATCTATAAATATTCCAATTGTTATATATAATCTTCCCTCAAGAACTGGAGTAAACATAGAGATAAAAACCCTAAAAGAGCTATCTGAGGAGTTTAGTAACATAGTGGCTATAAAAGAGGCTAATCCAGATTTATCAAGGGTTTCAGAAACCATATTAAATACTAACTTAACGGTTCTCTCTGGGAATGATGAGCTAACCCTTCCTATCTTAGCCCTTGGTGGGAAAGGGGTTATAAGTGTTGTAGCCAATATCATGCCAAAGGAAATGGTTGAGTTGGTTAGATCAGCTCTAAATGGAGATTTTGAAAGAGCAAGGGAGTTACATTATAAGCTTTACCCACTGATGAAAGTCTTGTTTATTGAAACTAACCCTATCCCTGTAAAGACTGCCTTAAACCTCTTAGGAAGGCCTGCTGGAGAGTTAAGGCTTCCATTATGTGAGATGAGTGAAGAGCATAGGAGAGAGTTAGAGAAGGTTTTAAAAGATTTAAATTTATTGTGA
- the gatC gene encoding Asp-tRNA(Asn) amidotransferase subunit GatC, producing the protein MEEKIKKEAMEIIEKFSSILEKYNLDEEESLYIIDKRNVLREDEAKNPEFREKFLKLAPKTKDGYVVVEKGSWVK; encoded by the coding sequence ATGGAGGAGAAGATAAAAAAGGAAGCTATGGAGATCATTGAAAAGTTTAGCTCCATCTTGGAGAAGTATAATTTAGATGAGGAAGAAAGCTTATACATTATTGACAAAAGAAATGTTTTAAGGGAAGATGAAGCTAAGAATCCAGAGTTTAGAGAGAAATTTTTAAAATTGGCTCCTAAAACAAAAGATGGCTATGTGGTAGTTGAAAAAGGAAGTTGGGTTAAGTAG
- the cyaB gene encoding class IV adenylate cyclase: protein MEIEVKAKIDDKERVVKALLSLGFTFLRKEFHEDIYFNGIDRDFKETDEALRVRDSNGKYFLTYKGPKLDKISKSREEIEVEVKDKEKMIKILEKLGFKKVRVIKKVREVYKLNDITACIDEVEGLGLFLELEKEGSLEDVEKLLNILDKLNLRNNIIRKSYLELLEEGIK, encoded by the coding sequence ATGGAGATAGAGGTTAAGGCTAAGATAGATGATAAAGAGAGAGTGGTTAAAGCTCTTTTATCCTTAGGCTTCACATTCTTAAGAAAGGAGTTTCATGAGGACATTTATTTTAATGGGATTGACAGAGATTTTAAAGAGACTGATGAAGCTTTAAGGGTTAGAGATAGTAATGGAAAATACTTCTTAACTTACAAAGGGCCAAAGTTAGATAAGATATCAAAGAGCAGGGAAGAGATTGAAGTTGAAGTTAAGGATAAGGAGAAGATGATAAAGATCTTAGAAAAATTAGGCTTTAAAAAGGTCAGAGTTATTAAAAAAGTTAGAGAGGTTTATAAGCTTAATGACATTACAGCCTGTATAGATGAGGTTGAAGGCTTAGGACTTTTCTTAGAGTTAGAGAAAGAGGGAAGCTTAGAAGATGTAGAGAAACTTTTAAATATTTTGGATAAGTTAAATTTAAGAAATAATATTATTAGAAAGTCTTACTTAGAGTTGTTAGAGGAAGGGATAAAATGA
- a CDS encoding AAA family ATPase has product MAKLPITTKKLFSSATIIDNTIPSVKYVVLEPVGFPIKVSSEPVKVTTDDPILFTIYARDQWHGEIVKKGDYLFDNSILPDYAFKVVSVFPKEGGMITNETVFKLQKPTKVIKTKFKKARFDEIIGQEDAKKKCKIIMKYLQNPELFGEWAPKNVLFYGPPGTGKTMMARALATETDSSFIMVKAPELIGEHVGDSAKMIRELYKKASESAPCIIFIDELDAIGLSREYQSLRGDVAEVVNALLTELDGIKENKGVVTIAATNNPAMLDSAIRSRFEEEIEFKLPNDEERLKIMELYVKKMPLPVKANLKEFVEKTKGFSGRDIKEKLLKPALHRAILEDREYVSKEDLEWALKKAKKEFKEVPAHLYL; this is encoded by the coding sequence ATGGCAAAGCTTCCAATTACCACTAAAAAGCTATTCTCTTCTGCTACAATTATTGACAATACAATCCCATCAGTTAAGTATGTTGTTTTAGAGCCTGTTGGTTTTCCTATAAAGGTTAGCTCTGAACCTGTTAAGGTTACAACTGATGATCCTATTCTTTTCACCATCTATGCAAGAGACCAGTGGCATGGAGAGATTGTTAAGAAAGGGGACTATTTATTTGACAACTCTATTTTACCAGACTATGCCTTTAAAGTAGTGTCTGTTTTCCCAAAGGAAGGAGGAATGATAACTAATGAAACTGTCTTCAAATTACAGAAGCCTACAAAGGTAATTAAAACAAAATTTAAAAAGGCAAGATTTGATGAAATTATAGGACAAGAGGATGCTAAAAAGAAATGTAAAATTATTATGAAGTATTTACAGAATCCCGAATTATTTGGAGAGTGGGCTCCTAAGAATGTTCTCTTCTATGGCCCACCAGGGACTGGAAAAACCATGATGGCAAGGGCTTTAGCTACTGAAACAGATTCTTCATTTATTATGGTTAAGGCTCCTGAACTAATAGGAGAGCATGTAGGAGACTCTGCAAAGATGATAAGAGAGCTCTATAAAAAAGCTTCAGAGAGTGCTCCTTGTATAATATTTATAGATGAGCTTGATGCTATTGGATTAAGTAGGGAGTATCAATCCTTAAGGGGAGATGTGGCTGAGGTTGTTAATGCACTATTAACAGAGTTAGATGGGATTAAGGAGAATAAGGGAGTTGTTACCATAGCAGCTACTAACAACCCAGCTATGTTAGACTCAGCTATAAGAAGTAGATTTGAGGAAGAGATAGAGTTTAAATTACCAAATGATGAAGAAAGATTAAAGATTATGGAGCTTTATGTGAAAAAAATGCCTCTTCCTGTTAAAGCTAATTTAAAAGAGTTTGTTGAAAAAACTAAAGGATTCAGTGGAAGAGATATTAAAGAGAAGCTCTTAAAGCCAGCTTTACATAGAGCTATTTTAGAAGATAGAGAATATGTTAGTAAAGAAGACTTAGAATGGGCATTAAAGAAGGCTAAGAAGGAGTTTAAGGAGGTGCCTGCTCACCTATATCTATAA
- a CDS encoding tetratricopeptide repeat protein, producing the protein MDFSELLNSCSDLEECLKKLNELIDKDEGNYIYYLFRALILKNLGRYEECLSDLNTIIENGHESSLIWNFKGKILNKLGRFREAIEAFDKSLNYYESVEALMGKYYALMNLGRYDEALECLNKILKLSPNDYFANLHKIRWLVATGGVDEALITIKKILSINPKDTTALFLAGILYMKLKRFEKAIEYFKKVLEINKNHIEAKIGLALCYEKLGDHEKAVEYCNSVFETYEKYE; encoded by the coding sequence ATGGATTTTAGTGAATTATTAAATTCTTGTAGTGATTTAGAAGAATGTTTAAAAAAACTAAATGAATTAATAGATAAAGATGAGGGTAATTATATTTATTATTTATTTAGAGCACTTATTTTAAAAAACTTAGGTAGATATGAGGAATGTCTCTCTGATCTAAACACTATCATAGAAAATGGACATGAATCTTCCTTAATTTGGAACTTTAAGGGGAAGATTTTAAATAAGTTAGGCAGGTTTAGAGAAGCTATAGAAGCTTTTGATAAATCACTAAACTATTATGAATCTGTTGAGGCTCTTATGGGCAAATACTATGCTCTTATGAATTTAGGAAGATATGATGAGGCATTAGAATGCCTAAATAAGATTTTAAAACTTTCACCAAATGATTATTTTGCCAACCTTCATAAAATTAGGTGGTTGGTTGCAACTGGAGGGGTTGATGAAGCACTCATAACCATTAAAAAAATACTCTCCATAAATCCAAAAGATACTACAGCTTTATTTTTAGCTGGAATCCTCTATATGAAACTCAAAAGATTTGAAAAAGCTATAGAATACTTCAAAAAAGTTTTAGAAATTAATAAAAATCATATAGAGGCTAAAATAGGGTTGGCTTTGTGCTATGAAAAATTAGGAGATCATGAGAAAGCAGTTGAATATTGTAATTCAGTATTTGAAACCTATGAAAAATATGAATAG
- the galU gene encoding UTP--glucose-1-phosphate uridylyltransferase GalU: MINKAVIPVAGFGTRLLPITKAQPKEMLPVVNKPIVQYVVEDLVEAGVKNILFVTGKGKQAIENHFDANYELECKLEKSGKLDKLEELKRINNLGNIFYVRQKEPRGLGDAILHGESFVGDEYFIAMVGDTIYSKNIVKDLIKAYEKYNCSIIALERVPKEEVYKYGVIDGEEIEKGVYKINNMVEKPKVEEAPSNLIITGAYLFSPKIFKKIKETKPGRGGEIQITDAMNLLLKEEEIIGIEINCKRYDIGDPLGWLKANIEIGIEMFPELKEFLKELIK, from the coding sequence ATGATTAACAAGGCTGTTATCCCTGTAGCTGGATTTGGGACAAGGCTGTTACCAATAACCAAAGCTCAGCCTAAAGAGATGTTGCCAGTTGTCAATAAGCCAATAGTTCAGTATGTGGTTGAGGATCTTGTAGAGGCTGGAGTTAAAAATATTTTATTTGTTACTGGGAAAGGGAAGCAAGCTATTGAGAATCATTTTGATGCCAATTATGAGTTAGAGTGTAAGTTAGAGAAAAGTGGAAAGTTGGATAAGCTTGAAGAGCTTAAAAGAATAAACAACTTAGGAAATATATTCTATGTTAGACAGAAGGAGCCAAGAGGTTTAGGAGACGCTATACTACATGGAGAAAGCTTTGTTGGGGATGAGTATTTTATAGCCATGGTTGGAGATACAATTTACTCAAAAAATATAGTTAAAGATCTAATAAAGGCTTATGAAAAATATAACTGCTCTATCATAGCCTTGGAGAGAGTTCCTAAGGAAGAGGTTTATAAGTATGGAGTTATAGATGGAGAGGAAATAGAGAAAGGAGTTTATAAGATAAATAACATGGTTGAAAAGCCAAAGGTTGAGGAGGCTCCATCAAATTTAATAATAACTGGAGCCTATCTTTTTTCTCCAAAGATATTTAAGAAAATTAAAGAAACTAAACCAGGAAGAGGAGGGGAGATACAGATAACTGATGCTATGAACCTACTATTAAAGGAAGAGGAGATAATAGGGATTGAAATTAACTGTAAAAGATATGACATTGGAGATCCATTAGGTTGGTTAAAAGCTAATATAGAGATAGGAATTGAGATGTTCCCAGAGTTAAAAGAATTTTTAAAAGAGCTAATAAAGTGA
- a CDS encoding EamA family transporter: MDIAIILGLLVALFYGIGTFFAKIVCEKDPIFQWVVVNIIGIILTLIIFLKFRNFSIDSPKIIIYSIVAALFVVLGSLILYYALYKGKASIVVPLSSIGPAITVVLSLIFLKETLSINQVLGIILILIGIFLLSIH; the protein is encoded by the coding sequence ATGGATATAGCCATTATATTAGGCCTATTAGTAGCTTTATTTTATGGCATTGGAACCTTCTTTGCAAAAATAGTTTGTGAAAAGGATCCTATATTCCAGTGGGTAGTTGTAAATATTATTGGAATAATTTTAACTCTTATTATTTTTTTAAAATTTAGAAATTTTTCAATAGATAGCCCAAAAATTATTATCTATTCTATAGTTGCTGCTCTCTTTGTAGTCTTAGGCTCTCTAATTTTATACTATGCCCTATACAAAGGAAAGGCCAGCATTGTAGTCCCTTTATCTTCAATTGGCCCAGCTATAACAGTTGTTCTCTCTTTAATATTCTTGAAGGAAACCCTATCTATAAATCAAGTTCTTGGCATCATATTAATATTGATAGGCATCTTCTTACTATCTATTCATTAG